The DNA window AAGTGTACGACTCCCTGCTGTATCTTCCTCCTGATCTGCAGGCGGCCCGCGGATTGACCTGCTGCTCTCTGGCGCTGTGTGGATTCGGGATAATAGTGTCCCTCTTCGGCCTCCGTTGCATGTCTTGTCTGAGTGATCAACCACGCAACAAAAGCATCATTTTAATGATCACTGGCATAATTGAAATCTTAGCAAGTTTTTGCATCGTCATCCCTGTCTCCTGGACGGCCCATACTATTATCAGAGACTTTTACAATCCGTTACTATTGGATGCCCAGCGGAGAGAACTGGGAGAGGCTCTGTATATCGGTTGGGTAACTAGCGCGTTTCTTTTGGCATCTGGAGTCATCTTTCTCTGTCGTCGTGTTGATTCGAACGAGCAGCCATTTTATGCTCGTCCACCACGTAATAAACAAGTTCTGAATCATTTCCAGGCCTTTAACTCTCTCCGTCGTCAGCCGTTGCTCCAGAATAATAGTTTTTCCACTCCTCAGCATTCATCAGCTGCATTCAGCTTTGCTGTCACGCCCTCTAGTGGTCAATATTCACAGCACAACGTGCAGCCGGTGGTCAATGGGTCTTTAGTATACAGTCCAAACATGATTCCACCTCAGAGAGTGAATTATCATGGGCAGAATGTAATGCAAAGTCAGATTTTAGCCAGTAACGCACAGTACCCCGTCAGTGATCCTCGGGATTCCTTTAACACCGGGTCTGCTTTTCATCCTGTGCAACAGAACCCACTCTATGTCGGGTATAATTACTCCCGGGTACAGTCTGGTAGCTCCAACAGTAGCACAGGACTGCGGATATAAGAGTTTCTCTgtgttttatcttttattttaaaataaagagtGCTGAAAATTCCAGTAGTTTTGATTGTAGTATATTAAGTCCTTCAAGTCAGCGGTTCTTGACCTATTAGCTTTGAAAGCCCCTTAagataatgtttataaatgttttatgataatttgaaatcttttttttttttttttagatttgctgCAGACTCTAGGGGTTGTAGtattacaataattaatttaCGTTCATTTAACATAATAATGTAAAAGTTCAATTTAGATATAAGCTTAACTAAAAATATATGatcagtgtgtatatatatatatatatatatatatatatatatatatatatatatatatatatatatatatatatatatatacacatattacctgacaaaagtctttttttgttgatcccagttgtaagagcaacaacaATTAATGAGTTGTCTTCTAGTAGAAGGTTGATTTTTCATCATTAATCAAATGTTGAACTGcaatattgcagaagacctattagaacccgcatggacccaagattctcatagaaatcagtcaagtttggtgaaggaagcCTCCACATAAaatttcctgaaagcaaaaaatgtCAAGGTGCTTaaggattggcctgcccagtcaccagacttaaacattattgagcatgtctggggttatatggaggaggaggcatcaaaaatgaatccaaagaatcttgatgggagttctgcaagaacgcttcctttgccattccagatgactttattgataagtgatttgagtcattgcagagatgtatggatgcggtcctcaaagctcatgggagtcatacacaatattatttttttacactgcACCATGATGTTTACTggtcattatttctgttaagtgacaagacttgaaattatatatatatatatatatatatatgtatatatatatatatatatatatatatatatatatatatatatatatatatatatatatatatatatatatatatattattatgctATATAAAAAATCCATGTCTAAAagcatgtaaataattaaatatcaatCATATAATAGTTATCTCAGTTACACAATCTTAACAAATATGATTTTTAGACCTGGAAAATGATATCGTGATTTATTTTAGACCTGGAAAAGTCATTGAAACTAATGATATGGCATTTATTAacttagcagacacttttatccatgTTATGAAATTGAAACGTTATGCAAGTCAACAGTAGCAACATATATTTCATTTCAGCTGTTTTAGATTGTTAGATATATTTGTCTTATCATGTGCTTAGAAGTATGGCATAAATATAATCTTATATCAAATTAAGCATctgtttaatttagtttgaattaaagcagtttttaaagattatttgaagaacaacaattaaaaatgtaattaactgTGGGGGTTCGTcagggatgggagtgaggtttaggggggtgagtgtaactgaggccagctagtgaagtgctatgctggttgacctcactcctctgacctttaatgctgtgttcacaccagcattcgcgtgtaaatagccgcgtgaatatttgagtttactcgcttcattcgtgcgtcataTCCGCTTCGTTCCCGCGTCAAAtttcacttcagaacagaagcggattcgcgtgatgggcaggccTTCTGTCTGCCTgctgactctagcttcattgctaaatggctaacatggattttattaagtaaacaacagtgtttatgtgttttaggAAGGTTGAAAACaacgtcgatacgtttaggaccttgtctgagtgcactagatccttttagaggtgcatccagctctgtgaggtcataaactcctccagaaacttaacctggataatggaggttttcagcggtgcttctgactgagccaagcccagtttgatgcacTGTTGTAGGTGTCGACTGGAGGATTTCCGCCGGGACTCCAACAACAggtgtacgtcacaatcacgccccaacaagagcaagctcctgattggttaacgtggcacgaatgtccgcttaagttcagattttttaacTCGAGCGATTCGCTCAAAATGCACAAAGTGCGTCAAACGTTTTCGAGCGTAtggcgccgcaggatgtctattcacgcgtttgcattgacttaacatgtaaatcactcgcgcctGATGCGCCTttcgtctggtgtgaacacagcataaaggtgctctagcgactgaCAGTAGAGACCGTGGTCTTTTctacttgttagagcaaccgactcgtATACAAAGAATCCCAGCTCAGCCCAGCTTGGGTGCattaggaccggtgggttacagtAACATTGTGCCAATTCTGCCTTTTACAGTGCATAGGGTCTTAAAAATGTGAagtggatttatatatattttacccGTCAGCTGTTTTTGACTTCATAGCCAAGAACAGAAGCCACTGAAGGAACCACCACAACAACTTTCACCTGTAAGTATAAATAAGAAGGCCCTGCACCTGAATGTTTACTCTGGTAAAGCTGATAATAATGCACAACTGaactcattgtttttgtttgttatgcCAGCTGAATCCTGCCCCCATAAACAACCTCTGTTTCACATTGAGGCTTGTGGACTGCAAACACTGCAATCATCAGACTGGTTTTAGCCCTCTGGGATCATATTTGCTGGCAGTTAAGAAGCGGTGTGTTATTCTCTAAATAAACAGCTGTGAGTTTGTCCTGGAGCTGAGAATATCACCATATTTGAAGAGACAGTCATGTGAATATATATCCCAGCACCCTCTGTTTATTGGCAAAGAGGAGACTAATATTTTCCAATCTATTATACAGAGGAGATTGGGGTTGTCAGAAAGGCTATTTCAGTTTTTAAGCCAAAGTTAGAAAGTTTGAcactttctttgtgtgtgtgagtgtttcagAATTGTCACTTTAACTCTGTAACAGGCATCGCAACAACCTGGTTGACCTTTTGACcttaggttattattattattattatttaattgcttGGAGAGGTGAAAATGCCCTCTATTTACCCTTTAATAGTGCACTATTTGTGGGAGCAGCCGTTTGTAGTGATGTCTGAAACCATTGTGGACATTTTAAAGTGCGttcaatcaatcccacaatgcactgcaatAACGAGTGTACAAACAATGTACACTCAAGGGCTAGAGAATACCTATAATGCACTGCGAGTTTACTCGCTGAATGATTTTTTTACACAAGATGGCATCCACATCGCAATACTCTCAGT is part of the Danio rerio strain Tuebingen ecotype United States chromosome 15, GRCz12tu, whole genome shotgun sequence genome and encodes:
- the cldn8.3 gene encoding claudin-17 (The RefSeq protein has 7 substitutions compared to this genomic sequence), yielding MVQGPCDVIALCLSLIGLIGVATVTALPMWRVTAFIGENIIVMETRWEGLWMNCYRQANIRMQCKVYDSLLYLPPDLQAARGLTCCSLALCGFGIIVSLFGLRCMSCLSDQPRNKSIILMITGIIEILASFCIVIPVSWTAHTIIRDFYNPLLLDAQRRELGEALYIGWVTSAFLLASGVIFLCRRVDSNEQPFYARPPRNKQVPNHFQTFNSIRRQPLLQNNSFSTPQHSSAAFSFAVTPSSGQYSQHNVQPVVNGSLIYSPNMIPPQRVNYNGQNVMQSQILASNSQHPVSDPRDSFNTGSAFHPVQQNPLYVGYNYSRVQSGSSNSSTGLRI